Proteins from a single region of Clupea harengus chromosome 5, Ch_v2.0.2, whole genome shotgun sequence:
- the rbm15b gene encoding putative RNA-binding protein 15B produces the protein MCTSCQIGGICFQAVLFLHSHGKVEYRLKMKRQAERDSSPARAIPKRIREREREESRRDDGPTPLAVSLADTRCYHKHQARSRSREREKPRLREERGAVGDLLHRTHHEIGLLGRPPLRTTSVVGKSSAELLGSRTAAGLEYKTLLISNLGSQLSDEHVEDGLFHEFKKFGDVSVKLSHTPELGRVAYVNFRHTENAREARHMKARLVLYDRPLKVEPMYMRRRSCTPPDVGYVPLHSVYQYRQRSLSPGAGVSSIREARSRHYPAADGLGLSRERERVLDYYNVLDERGRPYTYQVPEEDLKPEDDQRATRNLFIGNLEHSVSEVELRQGFDKYGIIEEVVIKRPARGQGGAYAFLKFQNLDMAHRAKVAMQGRIIGGNAVKIGYGKANPTTRLWVGGLGPNISLAALAREFDRFGSIRTIDYVKGDNFAYVQYESLDAAQAACTQMRGFPLGGPSRRLRVDFAKAEDSPRGYPQQYQPPLAALPAHYELLTDGYSHHRSLERELRARGGHSPTHPLFAEREQRPLVAEQQDWSPPKNVERRTASLEVFGRTRAARSRSRSRERWLKERDVERGGGAGKSWEERRKRCSRSSERPSDDRGRSKTRAAGGGSGGPVSPEDSPERACTRLPDSTSEPQEESPPEGGLHSPNISQEPSHDTHTKKHPTPIEQRQCVGGRETDADSQTEKKQKPVGTLLELAQSLSQVWHGSLVLKNSCFPTHMHLLEGSSIFALTLLRDPAVSSNSKPTTSTGQLKIAQRLRLDQPKLDEVMRRIHLGGPEGYTVLLALQAPMEKEPPPTEPGLQKRLLRNLVTYLRNKQAAGVISLPLGGVKEHEGGGGMLYAFPPCDFSQQYLKSAVRMAGKVEEEHLVIVIVKDTI, from the coding sequence ATGTGCACTTCTTGCCAAATTGGAGGGATTTGCTTCCAGGCCGTATTATTTTTACATTCGCACGGGAAAGTTGAGTATcgtttgaaaatgaaaagacaagCCGAGCGTGACTCGAGTCCTGCAAGAGCAATACCAAAGCGAATACGGGAAAGGGAACGAGAAGAGAGTCGTAGAGATGATGGGCCCACGCCGCTTGCTGTGTCGCTTGCGGACACCAGATGTTATCACAAGCATCAGGCGCGGAGCCGGAGCAGGGAGCGAGAGAAGCCAAGGCTGCGGGAGGAGAGGGGTGCCGTCGGGGATTTGCTCCATCGTACTCATCATGAAATTGGATTACTCGGTCGCCCACCCCTGCGAACTACATCCGTGGTGGGTAAATCGTCAGCCGAATTGTTAGGCAGCCGGACAGCAGCCGGCCTGGAATACAAAACATTACTGATTAGCAACCTTGGCTCACAGTTGTCTGACGAGCATGTGGAAGACGGATTATTTCACGAGTTTAAAAAGTTTGGAGATGTCAGTGTGAAGCTGTCGCACACTCCGGAGCTGGGTCGTGTTGCCTACGTGAatttcagacacacagagaacgcCCGCGAAGCCAGGCACATGAAAGCCAGGTTAGTGTTGTATGACCGCCCCCTCAAAGTAGAGCCCATGTACATGAGACGACGCAGCTGCACGCCTCCTGATGTTGGGTATGTGCCCCTACATAGCGTGTACCAGTACAGACAGAGGTCCCTCTCCCCCGGGGCAGGTGTTAGCAGCATTAGAGAAGCAAGATCCCGACATTACCCAGCAGCAGATGGGTTGGGCCTCAGTAGGGAGCGTGAGCGGGTCTTGGATTACTACAACGTGTTGGACGAACGAGGCCGGCCCTACACCTACCAGGTTCCAGAGGAGGACTTAAAGCCAGAGGATGACCAACGCGCCACCAGAAACCTTTTCATCGGGAATTTGGAGCACAGCGTGTCAGAGGTGGAGTTGAGGCAAGGCTTTGACAAATATGGCATCATAGAGGAAGTGGTGATAAAACGACCGGCGCGTGGGCAGGGCGGGGCCTACGCCTTCCTCAAGTTCCAGAACCTAGACATGGCACATCGGGCTAAAGTCGCCATGCAGGGACGCATCATCGGAGGCAACGCCGTCAAGATCGGCTACGGCAAAGCCAACCCCACCACGCGGCTGTGGGTCGGGGGGCTCGGGCCGAACATTTCTCTCGCCGCGCTGGCTCGTGAGTTTGACCGCTTTGGCAGTATCCGCACCATCGACTATGTGAAAGGTGACAACTTCGCCTATGTTCAGTACGAGAGCCTCGACGCAGCGCAAGCTGCCTGCACTCAGATGAGGGGGTTCCCCCTGGGTGGGCCCAGCCGACGGCTCCGTGTGGACTTTGCAAAGGCTGAGGATTCTCCTCGTGGATACCCTCAGCAGTACCAGCCACCACTGGCTGCCCTCCCAGCCCATTATGAGCTCCTCACAGATGGCTACAGCCACCACCGTAGCTTGGAGCGAGAGCTGAGGGCACGCGGCGGGCACTCTCCCACTCATCCACTGTTTGCGGAAAGGGAGCAGCGTCCCCTGGTGGCCGAGCAGCAAGACTGGAGTCCCCCCAAAAACGTGGAGAGGCGGACGGCATCGCTGGAAGTATTTGGGCGCACCCGCGCCGCACGCAGCAGAAGCCGCAGCAGGGAACGCTGGCTGAAGGAGCGGGACGTGGAGCGTGGTGGAGGAGCTGGGAAGAGCTGGGAAGAGAGACGGAAACGCTGCAGTCGGTCCAGCGAGAGGCCCTCTGACGACCGGGGACGCTCCAAAACcagagctgcaggaggaggCAGCGGTGGCCCGGTGTCACCGGAGGACAGCCCGGAGCGAGCGTGCACACGGCTCCCAGATTCCACCTCCGAGCCTCAGGAAGAGTCACCACCTGAAGGGGGGCTCCATTCTCCAAACATCAGCCAGGAGccgtcacatgacacacacacgaaaaaacATCCCACACCGATTGAACAGAGGCAGTGTGTCGGGGGGCGAGAGACTGATGCCGATTCGCAGACGGAAAAGAAACAGAAGCCCGTGGGCACACTACTCGAGCTTGCCCAGTCCCTGAGTCAGGTGTGGCACGGCTCACTGGTGTTGAAGAACAGCTGCTTCCCCACTCACATGCACCTGCTGGAGGGGAGCTCCATCTTTGCCCTGACCTTGCTGCGGGACCCTGCcgtcagcagcaacagcaagcCCACTACCAGCACCGGCCAGCTGAAGATCGCCCAGCGCCTGAGGCTGGACCAGCCCAAGCTGGACGAGGTGATGCGGCGCATTCATCTGGGTGGACCCGAGGGCTACACTGTGCTGCTCGCCCTGCAAGCCCCCATGGAGAAAGAGCCCCCCCCTACTGAACCCGGCCTACAGAAACGCCTGCTGAGAAACCTGGTGACGTACCTCCGAAACAAACAGGCGGCCGGCGTTATCAGCCTGCCGCTGGGAGGGGTGAAAGAGCAcgagggaggaggaggcatgTTGTACGCTTTCCCACCGTGTGACTTTTCCCAGCAGTACCTGAAAAGTGCCGTCAGGATGGCAGGCAAGGTGGAGGAGGAACACCTGgtcattgtcattgtgaaaGATACTATTTAA